The Bacillus sp. Y1 genome includes the window TATAGGGATGGTCTTTTCTGTAGGCTTGTTATATTAAATAAGGCTGGGGTTAAAGTGCATTTCTTATCACCTTTTTATAATTTAGCACGGACAGGAATCCGAAAATGGAGTATAAGCCTGTATATAGAATCATGACCAGTGCCATTGGCGTCCAAAGTTCCGCCCCGAAAAAGAACCAGCCTGATTGAACAGCAAAATAGCTGTGGGAAAGACCGATGACTAAAGGAATTCCAAAATTGAATACCTGTTTCCAACCGATCCCTTTTGTTAGATCTCCTTGAGTGAAACCGAGCTTTCGTAGAATCGTATAGTTGGACCTCTCATCTTCACTTTCATCCATTTGTTTGAAATAAAGAATACAGCCAGATGTGATAAGAAAGGTAAGTCCAAGGAATCCAACGATAAACATCATGAGGCCCATAAGCTGTTTCTGTTCTGTGCTCATTTGAAGCTGTGAATCATTCATGTAATGTTCATCTTCATTGAATCCTAGCTGATTATAAAGATCATTTGCTTGTTGAATCGTCTCTTCCTTCTTCATCTCAATCCCGATAAAGACAGAAGATTCCCTCTGTACCTCTGGATCTAAGTCTTTTTGAAGGGTAGAAAACAAGGTATCATCGACGATCGCAACTGGCTGACCACCATTTGTAAAATACCATGAAACAATAAACTCATCTCTTAACCCAATATAATCAAGAGGAATCGATTCGGATTTACTGTGTAATTCAATTTTTCCAGAGTCTTCAAGAGCCATGAATTTGGATAGCATGTCACTATATCCTGTAAACAACGTTTCTTTTGGTGACACATCCATTCCAGGAACAGATTTTTCACTAACAACAGGCAACTCCATCTTACTGAGATCCGTATCCAATAAATCTGCTTCTATTTTTATAATCGATTTCAGATTCGCAGTGACCATCACAACCTCAATGACGGTCTCCTCAAAGGGTAGATTCTCACTCTTTAAAGCATTCTTAAAGGTTTGTGCATCTTCTGTACTAGCGAAGGAAAAATCTTTAATTACATTATCTTCAGCTGTTTTTTCTGCTGAGTAATAAGAGATATAACTTAGCGATAACAAGCCGATGGCCAGTGCGGATACCGTTGTGACAATGGTTAGCAGTAACGAATTCGACTTCATTCGAAACATGATAGAAGATAATGAGAGAACTTCCCTTATATTTAAGTACCCATCCTTCTTTTTTCGGATCATATTAAAGATAAAGCTTACCGATCCTTTGTAAAAGAAATAGGTTCCAATAATTACTGATGCTAAAATGACAATCATGGCAATGAATAGCTCGGTCATATCTGTAAAGTCACCACTAAACAGCTTGGTGGAAACAAAATACCCAAATACTATGAGAACAATACCGGCAATGCCCATGAACATCTCCCATACTGACAGCTTTTGTACCTTTTGCTCTGCAGAAGAGGTAACTCGAAATAAGGATAAAATCGTCTGTTTTCTTATAAAAAGAGCATTCATCCCAAGAATTAATAAGAAAATCAATGTAAACACAATGAGTGTTTGAACAAATGCTTGGCTTGAAAAATGTAAGGTCGTGACGGCATTTACTCCCGTGATTTTTAGTAATATCATCATGATTAATTTAGAAATTGAAAACCCAAGGAAAATACCAATGCCTAGTGACAAAAAATAGAGAAGAGCATTTTCCACTCCAAGAATGCGGAAAATCTTTCGTTTCGTCATGCCAATCAAATGAAACAGTCCGATCTCTTTACTGCGTCTTTTGATAAATATCATATTGGCATACACGAGAAAGACGGTAACGATCCCAACAAGAAGGACGGAAGCGGCTCGAATTGAAGCTCCTCCTTTAATACTCCCTTTTGCTGCGTCCATAGCAGGGTCATATTGCAGGGTAACAAACGCAAAATAGAGAGAGACACTAAAAACCAAGGCAAATACATACAGATAGTAGTTTTTGATATTCTTTTTAAAGGAACGAAGGATGAGTTGATTAATGGTCATCTTGCACCCCTCCTAACACTCCTTGGGTTTTCATAATATCTTGGAAAAAGGCTTGCCTTGTTTCTGAACCACGGTTTAGTTGGGTATAAATTTGTCCGTCTCTAAGGAAGATGACTCTTGAACAGTAGCTGGCTGCTACAGGGTCATGAGTGACCATCACAATGGTGGATTTTCGCTTTTGGTTCAAGTGGCTAAGCTTATTTAATAAATCGGACGCTGCCTTTGAATCAAGTGCCCCGGTTGGCTCGTCAGCAAAGATCAGGCTTGGCTCATGAATGAACGCGCGGGCAGCGGATGTTCGTTGTTTCTGACCCCCGGAAATTTCATTTGGATACTTATTATGAAGCTCTGCAATCCCTAGCTCATTGGCTACTTCCGTAAACTTTTGGTCGGCTTCCTTCTTTGGTGTTTTTGTAATCGATAAAGGAAGCAAAATGTTTTCTTTGACTGTGAGTGTATCTAATAAATTGTAATCTTGAAAAATAAATCCTAAGTTCTTTTGACGAAAAAGGGCGAGTTCTTTATCACGCATCTGTGTAATCTCTTTTCCTTCCACATAAATGGAGCCTTGGCTAACATGGTCAATCGAGGAAAGCACATTTAACAGAGTGGTTTTTCCTGATCCAGAGGCTCCCATGATACTGACGAATTCTCCTTGTTCAATGAACATATTGATGCCTTTTAGTACCTCTTGTTTATTAAATTTATTTCCGTAGCTTTTGTGTATTTGTTTTGCTTCTAGGATATTCAATCTGATCCTCTCCTTCCTTCAATGACTTGATTATAAATGGATAGGGAGCTCCCATCCTTCGATTCAGCTAACATTTGAAACAGGCATGTGACATCTTTGTCACATGCCTGTTATTTTGACGAACTCATTTCGATTAGGGAGGATGAGAGAAAAGGTTGACCCGACTCCAAGTGTGGACTGAACACATAGTTGAATGAACAAGGACTCTGCTGCTTTTTTCGCTAAATATAATCCCATTCCAGTGGCAGAGTGATCTTGATGGGTGGAAGTAGAGGTAAACCCTTTTTCAAAAATACGTGGCATGTCCCGTGGATCAATCCCACGCCCATAATCTTGTATTTCTATGACGATATGATCCTCTTTCTTTAAGCTTCTTATGTAAATATCGGACAGGCTGCTGTATTTAACGGCATTGGTTAACAATTGTCGTAGGATAAAAGCGAGCCATTTCACATCAGTAAGAATCTCCCGTTCTTGAAGACTAACATCTATGCCAATACCTTTTTGGATACACCAAGATTGTAAGGTTTTGATTTCTGGAATAAGCAGAGTGTGAAGATCTACTTTTTCTATAAATAGGTCATTCTCAATAAAATAAAGACGTTTCTGGTGAAGTTGTTGGTCGAGTAATAAGTGAACTCGTAGCCACTCATGAGTGAGACTTGCCTTTGTTTTTTCATCAGGAATACGGTCAATAATGAGATGCATGGCTGTTAAAGGAGTCTTTACCTCATGAATCCAGGCCAACAACTGGTCCTTCTCATCCTCTAATGATAGTTGATGGTGATTGGACTGTTTTTTTAACAATTCTGTTTGTTTATAGACACTTTTTTCAATGATCTCCTCAAAGGGACTTTCTGCTTGTGGGATCTGAGACAGATCTAGATTGTTTTCCCACTCATCAAACCCTTTAAAAAAACGAGTCTCCTTTTGATATCTGATGAAAAGGAAGATCGAGAATAGGAGAAAGGATAAAAATACAATGTATAGAATGGGTTTGATCGGGATCGCAGAATCGAGAAAAGCCACAAATACAATTAAGAGATGGATGAAGAAATAAAAGAGAATCCAACTACGGCGTTCCTTTACGAATTCTTTGATCATGAAAGAGATCCCTCTTCGATGGCTATATAGCCCTGTCCTATCTTTGTTTCTATATAGTGGCCTAGCTGTAACTCATCCAGTTTTTTCCGTAATCGATTGACATTGACCGTTAGTGTATTATCACTGACAAACCGTTCATCATCCCAAAGACTTTTAATGATGGTCTCGCGGCTCACAATGCTGTTCTTTTTTTCGATTAATATTTTTAAAATGTACATTTCATTTTTCGTCAGCTCAATTGAACCGTTGTTGTTCGTTACCGTATTTTTCTCGTAATCCACCGTAGCACCGCACCATGATTTCAACTCGACTGTGTGATTGCTATAATTGTAGACTCTGCGGAGAATCGCTTGGATTTTCGCAATTAACACGTCAAAATGGAAGGGCTTTTGGACAAAATCGTCTGCCCCTAGCTGCATGCTCATGACCATATCTGTCGGATGATCACGTGAAGAAAGGAAGATGATCGGGACATTGGAATGGGCTCTGATCATACGGCACCAGTGAAAACCATCGTATTTAGGAAGTTGAATATCAATGATGACTAAATCAGGCTTTACCTTCGTAAACTCCTCAAGAACGAGCGCAAAATCTTCGATACCGTGAACTTCATAAGACCACTGTGTCAGTCGGTCTTTTATTTCATGAAAAAGACTAGAATCAT containing:
- a CDS encoding response regulator transcription factor; amino-acid sequence: MFKILLIEDDSSLFHEIKDRLTQWSYEVHGIEDFALVLEEFTKVKPDLVIIDIQLPKYDGFHWCRMIRAHSNVPIIFLSSRDHPTDMVMSMQLGADDFVQKPFHFDVLIAKIQAILRRVYNYSNHTVELKSWCGATVDYEKNTVTNNNGSIELTKNEMYILKILIEKKNSIVSRETIIKSLWDDERFVSDNTLTVNVNRLRKKLDELQLGHYIETKIGQGYIAIEEGSLS
- a CDS encoding ABC transporter ATP-binding protein — protein: MNILEAKQIHKSYGNKFNKQEVLKGINMFIEQGEFVSIMGASGSGKTTLLNVLSSIDHVSQGSIYVEGKEITQMRDKELALFRQKNLGFIFQDYNLLDTLTVKENILLPLSITKTPKKEADQKFTEVANELGIAELHNKYPNEISGGQKQRTSAARAFIHEPSLIFADEPTGALDSKAASDLLNKLSHLNQKRKSTIVMVTHDPVAASYCSRVIFLRDGQIYTQLNRGSETRQAFFQDIMKTQGVLGGVQDDH
- a CDS encoding sensor histidine kinase; translation: MIKEFVKERRSWILFYFFIHLLIVFVAFLDSAIPIKPILYIVFLSFLLFSIFLFIRYQKETRFFKGFDEWENNLDLSQIPQAESPFEEIIEKSVYKQTELLKKQSNHHQLSLEDEKDQLLAWIHEVKTPLTAMHLIIDRIPDEKTKASLTHEWLRVHLLLDQQLHQKRLYFIENDLFIEKVDLHTLLIPEIKTLQSWCIQKGIGIDVSLQEREILTDVKWLAFILRQLLTNAVKYSSLSDIYIRSLKKEDHIVIEIQDYGRGIDPRDMPRIFEKGFTSTSTHQDHSATGMGLYLAKKAAESLFIQLCVQSTLGVGSTFSLILPNRNEFVKITGM
- a CDS encoding FtsX-like permease family protein translates to MTINQLILRSFKKNIKNYYLYVFALVFSVSLYFAFVTLQYDPAMDAAKGSIKGGASIRAASVLLVGIVTVFLVYANMIFIKRRSKEIGLFHLIGMTKRKIFRILGVENALLYFLSLGIGIFLGFSISKLIMMILLKITGVNAVTTLHFSSQAFVQTLIVFTLIFLLILGMNALFIRKQTILSLFRVTSSAEQKVQKLSVWEMFMGIAGIVLIVFGYFVSTKLFSGDFTDMTELFIAMIVILASVIIGTYFFYKGSVSFIFNMIRKKKDGYLNIREVLSLSSIMFRMKSNSLLLTIVTTVSALAIGLLSLSYISYYSAEKTAEDNVIKDFSFASTEDAQTFKNALKSENLPFEETVIEVVMVTANLKSIIKIEADLLDTDLSKMELPVVSEKSVPGMDVSPKETLFTGYSDMLSKFMALEDSGKIELHSKSESIPLDYIGLRDEFIVSWYFTNGGQPVAIVDDTLFSTLQKDLDPEVQRESSVFIGIEMKKEETIQQANDLYNQLGFNEDEHYMNDSQLQMSTEQKQLMGLMMFIVGFLGLTFLITSGCILYFKQMDESEDERSNYTILRKLGFTQGDLTKGIGWKQVFNFGIPLVIGLSHSYFAVQSGWFFFGAELWTPMALVMILYTGLYSIFGFLSVLNYKKVIRNAL